The following coding sequences are from one Cenarchaeum symbiosum A window:
- a CDS encoding metal-dependent protease of the PAD1/JA B1 superfamily (COG1310), protein MNILVLGGNTRELLSSHAAASEPHESCALLFGDEQEDRTVVREVYPARNADESPVSFSISPEELIRGYVKAGEMGLDVVGIFHSHPSSEAAPSGKDRQYMITNPVPWLIYSGIDGSFRAYILDGDIAEIRVC, encoded by the coding sequence TTGAACATTCTGGTTCTAGGCGGGAACACCAGGGAGCTGCTCTCGTCCCATGCTGCAGCATCGGAGCCGCATGAATCATGCGCCCTGCTGTTCGGGGATGAGCAGGAGGACCGGACGGTTGTCCGGGAGGTATATCCCGCAAGAAACGCCGACGAATCCCCCGTGAGCTTTTCCATATCGCCAGAAGAGCTTATCCGCGGGTACGTAAAAGCGGGCGAGATGGGCCTTGATGTAGTGGGAATATTCCACTCGCACCCGTCTTCTGAGGCGGCCCCTTCTGGAAAGGACAGGCAGTACATGATCACAAACCCTGTCCCGTGGTTGATATATTCCGGCATAGACGGGTCGTTTAGGGCCTATATCCTTGACGGCGATATTGCCGAGATCCGCGTCTGCTAG
- a CDS encoding threonine synthase (COG0498) — protein sequence MNAVLKCIDPGCGLEYPIDSTLVECERGHLLDVKYPGSPPESLKEVFRCRRDPGGSIFNESGVWRFRELLNFCSIDTEDAEQCAAHLVSLDGAEGRQSKPYRMGRVSKFTEMEPDSLWLQPEGYNPSGSFKDNGMATAVTHARMVSAGKIVCASTGNTSASAGMFAANEGIECDVYIPAGQIAPGKLSQAYQFGAQIIEVDGNFDDALRRSLDEARGSGGYTVNSINPFRIEGQKTIPYRALEQLDWEAPDWIVYPGGALGNTSSCGKALMELHEWGWIGKIPRIAVINAEGARTLSDLYNDRGLRWNGGKPDTGLIEDHYAEMDRTGAGPRTRATAIQIGRPANILKGLRALEYTDGVVTTVSDTEMLDGMSAVGLNGFDCEMASGATPAGIKKLVKEGVIKRDDTVVGILTGRQKDAMLPVEYHSDPSNMFARPPRAR from the coding sequence ATGAACGCGGTGCTAAAATGCATAGACCCGGGCTGCGGGTTAGAATATCCGATAGACAGCACTCTAGTCGAGTGCGAGCGCGGCCACCTGCTAGATGTAAAGTATCCCGGCAGCCCGCCAGAATCCCTCAAGGAGGTCTTCCGGTGCAGGAGGGACCCGGGGGGCAGCATATTCAACGAGAGCGGCGTGTGGCGGTTCCGGGAGCTGCTCAACTTTTGCAGCATAGACACCGAGGATGCAGAACAGTGCGCGGCACACCTGGTATCGCTTGACGGGGCCGAGGGCAGGCAGTCCAAGCCGTACCGGATGGGCAGGGTCTCCAAGTTTACAGAAATGGAGCCGGACTCGCTGTGGCTGCAGCCTGAAGGGTACAACCCGAGCGGCTCGTTCAAGGACAACGGCATGGCCACCGCCGTCACGCATGCAAGGATGGTCTCGGCGGGCAAGATAGTGTGCGCCTCGACGGGCAACACTTCTGCGTCAGCGGGCATGTTTGCAGCAAACGAGGGGATAGAGTGCGACGTGTACATACCGGCGGGCCAGATCGCCCCGGGCAAGCTCAGCCAAGCCTACCAGTTCGGGGCCCAGATAATCGAAGTAGACGGCAACTTTGATGACGCGCTGCGGCGCTCACTCGATGAGGCGCGCGGCAGCGGCGGCTACACCGTAAACTCGATAAACCCGTTCCGCATAGAGGGCCAAAAGACCATCCCGTACAGGGCGCTAGAGCAGCTCGACTGGGAGGCGCCCGACTGGATAGTCTACCCCGGAGGTGCGCTCGGCAACACGTCGAGCTGCGGCAAGGCCCTCATGGAGCTGCACGAGTGGGGCTGGATAGGCAAGATACCCCGGATAGCAGTTATCAATGCAGAAGGGGCCCGCACGCTTTCCGACCTGTACAATGATAGAGGACTCCGCTGGAACGGCGGCAAACCCGATACCGGTCTGATAGAGGATCACTATGCAGAGATGGACCGGACCGGCGCGGGGCCGCGGACCCGGGCCACCGCCATACAGATAGGCAGGCCTGCCAACATACTCAAGGGGCTGCGGGCGCTCGAATATACTGACGGGGTTGTCACCACCGTCTCCGATACAGAGATGCTCGACGGCATGTCCGCGGTCGGCCTCAACGGCTTTGACTGCGAGATGGCCTCGGGCGCCACACCCGCGGGGATTAAAAAGCTCGTAAAAGAAGGGGTAATCAAGCGCGACGACACCGTAGTGGGAATACTGACAGGAAGGCAGAAAGACGCGATGCTTCCCGTCGAGTACCACAGTGATCCCTCCAACATGTTTGCAAGGCCGCCAAGGGCGCGCTAG
- a CDS encoding serine protease inhibitor (COG4826), whose product MRRAYLAAAAVIIVAAAVGYAAFPASDIQDAPAPTGTGPPDLASLPVVSASEIESAVIPQEIADSNNGFAVDFYRQVSKEDGNIFFSPLSMYTAFSLLYEGASGEAAGELEDAFGFEPDAQARHNMTAHTIASINRDDPHAKLALANSLWPFVGNVRPEYLDVGRSTYLATIENPGDDPSMRINQWVSNITNGKITEVVGPDSFADPILAIVNAVYFKGTWEMQFPPEATKMDEWHGEGDAEANYMNVVGIFDYEEYDGLQVLRMPYEGGRLSMTVVLPEPGGMADLEESISEGQVADWTGSMLEREVSVSLPKFTASTNYDLIGYLKALGVHRIFEFKPPALAGIYGGDLSVRTAIHGAFVDINEEGTEAAAATIISAAITEPPRFNADRPFIFLIQDDESGTILFMGRVSNP is encoded by the coding sequence GTGAGGAGGGCGTACCTTGCAGCTGCAGCCGTGATAATTGTGGCCGCGGCAGTAGGATACGCAGCATTCCCTGCATCTGACATACAGGACGCCCCGGCGCCCACCGGGACGGGGCCTCCTGACCTTGCCAGCCTGCCCGTTGTCAGTGCCTCTGAAATAGAATCCGCGGTCATACCGCAGGAGATAGCCGATTCAAACAACGGCTTTGCCGTGGACTTTTACAGGCAGGTCTCCAAAGAAGATGGAAACATCTTCTTTTCTCCGCTGAGCATGTACACGGCATTCTCTTTACTGTACGAGGGGGCCAGCGGAGAGGCGGCAGGGGAGCTCGAGGATGCCTTTGGCTTTGAGCCCGACGCGCAGGCGCGCCACAATATGACAGCCCATACAATAGCATCGATAAACCGAGACGATCCGCACGCCAAGCTGGCACTGGCAAATTCACTGTGGCCCTTCGTGGGAAATGTACGGCCAGAATACCTCGATGTAGGCCGCAGCACATACCTTGCCACCATAGAGAATCCAGGGGATGATCCCTCTATGCGGATCAACCAGTGGGTGTCTAATATAACAAATGGAAAGATAACAGAGGTAGTCGGTCCGGACTCGTTTGCAGACCCTATACTTGCAATCGTAAACGCCGTATACTTCAAGGGAACATGGGAGATGCAGTTCCCGCCGGAGGCCACAAAAATGGATGAATGGCACGGGGAGGGGGACGCCGAGGCAAATTATATGAATGTCGTGGGTATATTTGACTATGAGGAATACGACGGGCTGCAGGTGCTCAGGATGCCGTATGAGGGGGGCCGACTGTCGATGACGGTGGTGCTGCCAGAGCCCGGCGGCATGGCAGATCTGGAGGAATCCATATCGGAGGGGCAGGTGGCGGACTGGACGGGCAGCATGCTCGAGAGGGAGGTGTCCGTGTCACTACCAAAGTTTACCGCATCGACAAATTATGACCTGATCGGTTACCTGAAAGCACTAGGCGTGCACCGCATATTTGAGTTCAAGCCCCCGGCCTTGGCCGGCATATATGGCGGCGATTTATCTGTAAGAACTGCAATCCACGGCGCATTTGTCGACATCAACGAGGAGGGGACAGAGGCGGCTGCCGCCACGATCATAAGTGCAGCTATAACGGAGCCTCCTCGGTTCAATGCAGACCGCCCGTTCATATTCCTCATACAGGATGATGAGAGCGGGACCATCCTCTTCATGGGACGGGTGTCGAATCCCTGA
- a CDS encoding excinuclease nuclease subunit (COG0322): protein MKYDHKRAAVPAQPGVYLMKDSKANIIYIGKAKSLRNRVSSYFTGAQNYKTKKLVEKIADIEFVLTDSEGEAFVLESNLIKRYRPMYNIELKDQQRYTYLRVTDEELPRLLVARRMRSGKFIGKGRIYGPFTHGSSKLLTIGTLRKSFKVRICKTLPKTACLEYHLGNCEAPCEIASAKKDYAGHIKDLESVLKGGAETEKFATKMKDEMGRASESQDYERAMEIRDTLRRLGSLRTDQKMEYARVSPDEDYFGMRVWDQSALVMSLRQVNGVIRDRDRFSFDLVADNTLGSFLYQYYTTHKTPRYVVTSEEPPQKGALEKALTDAAGRSVSIVSPSRGRRKKMIELILRNIDLMQTSGTEPALEELGEALGLGGPPRTIECFDISNHGADFAVGAMSRLSDGAPDRSGYRKFKIRTVSGRDDYAMIAEVVRRRYMRLLGGGGTAPDLVLIDGGKGQLGAALGALKGMAARIPCVSLAKKNEEVFRPGSPEPLVLPRTSPALGVLRHARDEAHRFGVEYNRKLRSMAIKSG from the coding sequence ATGAAATACGACCACAAGAGGGCCGCCGTGCCCGCGCAGCCCGGCGTGTACCTTATGAAGGATTCAAAGGCGAACATAATATACATCGGCAAGGCAAAAAGCCTGAGGAACCGCGTCAGCTCGTACTTTACGGGAGCCCAGAACTACAAGACAAAAAAGCTAGTCGAAAAGATAGCCGACATAGAGTTTGTGCTGACAGACAGCGAGGGCGAGGCGTTTGTGCTGGAGTCCAACCTGATAAAGCGGTACAGGCCCATGTACAACATAGAGCTCAAGGACCAGCAGAGGTACACCTATCTGAGGGTCACAGACGAGGAGCTGCCGCGCCTGCTTGTTGCGCGCCGGATGAGGAGCGGCAAGTTCATCGGAAAGGGCAGGATCTACGGCCCGTTTACGCACGGCAGCTCAAAGCTTCTGACGATAGGCACGCTCCGCAAGTCGTTCAAGGTGAGGATATGCAAGACGCTGCCAAAGACTGCGTGCCTCGAGTACCATCTCGGCAACTGCGAGGCGCCCTGCGAGATAGCTTCGGCAAAAAAAGACTATGCGGGGCACATCAAGGATCTAGAGTCCGTGCTAAAGGGAGGGGCCGAGACTGAAAAGTTTGCGACCAAGATGAAAGACGAGATGGGCCGCGCGTCTGAGAGCCAGGACTATGAGCGGGCCATGGAAATACGCGACACGCTGCGGCGCCTGGGAAGCCTCAGGACCGACCAGAAGATGGAGTATGCACGGGTATCGCCTGACGAGGACTATTTTGGAATGAGGGTGTGGGACCAGTCGGCGCTGGTCATGTCGCTGAGACAGGTAAACGGGGTGATCCGGGACAGGGACAGGTTCTCCTTTGACCTTGTTGCGGACAACACACTGGGCAGCTTTTTGTACCAGTATTACACCACACACAAGACGCCAAGGTACGTGGTGACCAGCGAGGAGCCGCCACAAAAGGGCGCGCTTGAAAAGGCGCTAACAGATGCCGCCGGCCGGAGCGTCTCGATAGTATCCCCGTCTCGCGGCAGGCGCAAAAAGATGATAGAGCTGATACTGCGGAACATCGATTTGATGCAGACCAGCGGTACGGAGCCTGCTCTAGAGGAGCTCGGCGAGGCGCTCGGCCTTGGCGGCCCGCCAAGGACCATAGAGTGCTTTGATATATCAAACCACGGGGCCGACTTTGCGGTGGGCGCAATGTCGAGGCTCTCCGACGGGGCGCCCGACCGTTCGGGGTACAGAAAGTTCAAGATAAGGACCGTCAGCGGCAGGGACGACTATGCCATGATTGCCGAGGTGGTAAGGCGCAGGTACATGCGGCTGCTGGGCGGCGGCGGAACGGCGCCCGACCTTGTATTGATAGACGGCGGCAAGGGCCAGCTAGGCGCGGCACTCGGGGCTCTAAAGGGGATGGCCGCCCGCATACCGTGCGTCTCGCTTGCAAAGAAAAACGAAGAGGTCTTCCGGCCGGGCAGCCCCGAGCCGCTGGTGCTGCCGCGGACGAGTCCCGCTCTAGGAGTGCTCCGCCATGCAAGGGACGAGGCGCACCGCTTTGGCGTAGAATACAACAGGAAGTTGCGCAGTATGGCGATAAAGTCCGGCTAG
- a CDS encoding excinuclease ATPase subunit (COG0178) — MLRVRGARHHNLRNIDVDIPKNSIVVISGLSGSGKSTLAFDTIYAEGQRRYVESLSSYARQFLGMMDKPEVDSIEGLSPAISIQQKTTSKNPRSTVGTTTEIYDYMRLLFARVGVPHCTKCGRTISSQSVDTITDTVLQEFAGRQLTILAPLISRKKGTYEKLMDKVRMDGYSRIRIDGEVYQADGELPSLDRQKWHNIEIAVDRLRAEASERSRLFEGIQTAIRASGGRVLVAHDGGERIFSQDNACPHCGISIGELEPRTFSFNSPFGMCNTCSGLGTRVVFDPELVIPDRSLSILDGAIAPWNVQDSQHLSGMIRKIGKEYGFGLDTPVGKIGKAALDTLLYGTDDLSSVDMTDPAAHEGRWSRGGVPYEGVIQWLHRGFMYTESESKREWLRQFMRETPCSSCKGRKLRPEALAVKVGAKSIMEICDLSIDGCHTFFEGLKLSKTEQHIVRDLMREIRSRLGFLRNVGLNYLTLNRTSSTLSGGESQRIRLATQIGSNLTGVLYVLDEPTIGLHQRDNARLIKTLEGLKKLGNTVIVVEHDEEVIRSSDWIIDLGPGAGVHGGSIVFEGTVKEILDGHDSVTGRYLKDKSLITVGEKGRVEKGAVTVKGASENNLRGIDVKFPLGLFISVTGVSGSGKSTLVNEILLKALQRRLHGSRRRPGRHKSVSGTSSVDKVIAIDQSPIGRTPRSNPATYVGAFTPMRVLYTGTELSRQRGYKPGQFSFNVEGGRCFACEGDGVKRIEMQFLSDVYVRCDECKGRRYNSETLGVLYKGRSIADVLEMTVDEALDFFGNVPAIRRKLELVRDVGLGYIKLGQPSTTLSGGEAQRVKLALELSKRSTGSTVYVLDEPTTGLHFADVQKLLDVLNRLADLGNTIVVIEHNMDVIRNSDWVIDLGPEGGDGGGRIVAQGTPVQVAATATHTGRYLKKFMA; from the coding sequence ATGCTCCGCGTGCGGGGGGCGCGCCACCACAACCTTCGGAACATAGATGTCGACATACCCAAGAACAGCATAGTGGTGATTAGCGGCCTCTCAGGGTCGGGCAAGAGCACGCTGGCGTTTGACACGATATATGCGGAAGGGCAGCGCAGGTATGTAGAATCGCTCTCGTCATATGCAAGGCAGTTTCTCGGCATGATGGACAAGCCCGAGGTGGACTCGATAGAGGGCCTCAGCCCGGCCATATCGATACAGCAAAAGACCACCAGCAAGAACCCCCGCTCGACTGTCGGGACCACCACCGAGATATACGACTACATGAGGCTGCTCTTTGCCAGGGTGGGCGTGCCCCACTGTACAAAATGCGGCAGGACGATATCGAGCCAGTCGGTGGATACCATAACCGATACGGTCCTGCAGGAGTTTGCCGGCAGGCAGCTTACAATACTGGCACCGCTTATCAGCCGCAAAAAGGGCACGTATGAAAAGCTCATGGACAAGGTGAGGATGGACGGCTACTCCCGGATCAGGATAGACGGCGAGGTATACCAGGCAGACGGCGAGCTTCCCTCCTTGGACAGGCAGAAATGGCACAACATAGAGATAGCTGTCGACAGGCTGCGCGCAGAGGCTTCCGAGCGCTCTAGGCTGTTTGAGGGGATACAGACTGCGATACGCGCGTCGGGCGGGCGCGTGCTAGTAGCACACGACGGTGGCGAGAGGATATTCTCGCAGGACAATGCATGCCCCCACTGCGGGATAAGCATAGGCGAGCTGGAACCGAGGACATTTTCGTTCAACTCGCCGTTTGGCATGTGCAATACGTGCAGCGGGCTTGGCACGAGGGTGGTATTTGATCCCGAGCTGGTCATACCCGACAGGTCGCTATCCATACTCGACGGGGCGATAGCGCCCTGGAACGTGCAGGATTCGCAGCATCTTAGCGGCATGATAAGAAAGATTGGAAAAGAGTACGGCTTTGGCCTCGATACTCCGGTGGGCAAGATTGGAAAGGCGGCGCTCGACACCCTTCTCTACGGGACCGACGACCTATCTAGCGTGGACATGACAGACCCCGCCGCGCACGAGGGAAGGTGGAGCAGGGGTGGAGTGCCCTACGAAGGGGTGATACAGTGGCTGCACAGGGGCTTTATGTATACAGAATCCGAATCCAAGAGGGAGTGGCTGCGGCAGTTCATGCGGGAGACCCCCTGCAGTTCCTGCAAGGGCAGAAAGCTCCGCCCGGAGGCGCTAGCAGTAAAGGTCGGCGCAAAGAGCATAATGGAGATATGCGATCTGTCTATAGACGGCTGCCACACATTCTTTGAGGGGCTCAAACTATCCAAGACCGAACAGCACATAGTGAGGGATCTCATGCGGGAGATAAGATCAAGGCTCGGCTTTTTGCGCAACGTGGGGCTCAACTATCTCACTTTGAACAGGACCAGCTCGACGCTCTCCGGGGGGGAATCGCAGAGGATAAGGCTGGCCACCCAGATAGGCTCCAACCTGACAGGTGTCCTGTACGTGCTAGACGAGCCGACAATAGGCCTGCACCAGAGGGACAACGCCCGGCTGATAAAGACGCTCGAGGGCCTCAAGAAGCTCGGCAACACGGTCATAGTGGTGGAACATGATGAAGAGGTGATCAGGAGCTCGGACTGGATAATTGACCTTGGCCCCGGGGCCGGCGTGCACGGGGGCAGCATAGTATTCGAGGGGACTGTAAAAGAGATACTAGACGGGCATGATTCTGTCACGGGGAGGTACCTCAAGGATAAATCGCTCATTACGGTGGGGGAGAAGGGAAGAGTAGAGAAGGGCGCCGTCACAGTCAAGGGCGCGTCAGAGAACAACCTGCGGGGGATAGATGTCAAGTTCCCGCTAGGATTGTTCATATCCGTGACCGGCGTGTCGGGATCGGGCAAGTCCACGCTGGTAAACGAGATACTGCTCAAGGCCCTACAAAGGAGGCTGCACGGTTCGAGGAGGCGCCCGGGCCGGCACAAGTCGGTCTCTGGGACAAGCTCGGTCGACAAGGTGATAGCCATAGACCAGTCGCCCATAGGGAGGACGCCCCGCTCGAACCCCGCCACCTATGTGGGGGCGTTTACCCCGATGCGCGTCCTGTATACGGGGACGGAGCTATCGCGGCAGCGCGGGTACAAGCCGGGGCAGTTTTCGTTCAATGTGGAGGGGGGAAGGTGCTTTGCGTGCGAGGGCGACGGCGTAAAAAGGATAGAGATGCAGTTTCTCTCGGACGTGTACGTGAGGTGCGACGAGTGCAAGGGGAGAAGGTACAACAGCGAGACGCTCGGCGTGCTGTACAAGGGCAGGAGCATAGCGGACGTCCTGGAGATGACCGTCGACGAGGCGCTCGACTTTTTCGGGAACGTCCCTGCGATTAGAAGAAAGCTTGAGCTGGTCCGCGACGTGGGGCTCGGCTACATAAAGCTCGGGCAGCCGTCTACTACGCTGTCCGGCGGCGAGGCGCAGCGCGTAAAGCTGGCGCTAGAGCTATCCAAGAGGAGCACCGGCAGCACCGTATACGTACTGGATGAGCCGACGACGGGCCTGCACTTTGCGGACGTGCAAAAGCTGCTCGATGTGCTCAACCGCCTGGCGGACCTTGGGAATACAATAGTGGTCATAGAGCACAACATGGATGTAATACGCAACTCGGACTGGGTCATAGACCTCGGGCCCGAAGGCGGGGACGGCGGCGGCAGGATAGTGGCCCAGGGCACGCCAGTCCAGGTGGCCGCCACGGCCACACACACGGGGAGGTACCTCAAAAAGTTCATGGCATGA
- a CDS encoding excinuclease helicase subunit (COG0556), whose amino-acid sequence MQQVRKFDLVSEFAPTGDQPEAIDALASGVRKKSLQTLLGVTGSGKTFTVANVIARTGKNTLVISHNKTLAAQLYAELKQFFPGNNVGYFVSYYDYYQPESYMVQTDTYIEKDTVVNEQIEKMRLETTAMLLSGEPTIVVSTVSCIYSLGNPDDWDEMAITLEEGRGAGRADVIRRLVDARYERNDVELAPGNFRVRGDTIDVIPAYSQDVVRISMFGDEVERISVLDRMTMDEKQRVGTIRVFPAKHYLIAGDARKRALGSIKSELKSRLPELRELERQRLEMRTSYDLEMIEELGYCSGIENYSRHFDGRKPGEPAFCLLDFFGPDFLLVIDESHVTLPQLHGMYKGDHSRKGELITYGFRLPSAYDNRPLKFEEFEGYLKNVIFVSATPSEYERTKSAEIVEQLVRPTGLLDPVAEIRPTKGQMDDLVSEIGACAKRDERALVTTLTKRMAEDLAEFLSKRKVRVRYMHSEIEGLQRTELIRQLRLGEFDVLVGINLLREGLDIPEVSLVAILDADKEGFLRNMTSLIQTFGRAARNSAGRVIMYADRTTASMKNALDETARRRERQSEYNVQHGITPRSITKAIPEQTVKLDDVKHKSPHDISREIIELEASMKRHAEELSFEKAIECRDQIRRLREGMERGHGR is encoded by the coding sequence ATGCAGCAGGTGCGCAAGTTTGATCTTGTCTCAGAGTTTGCCCCGACTGGCGACCAGCCGGAGGCCATAGACGCGCTGGCAAGCGGCGTGCGGAAAAAATCCCTGCAGACGCTCCTTGGTGTGACGGGCTCGGGCAAGACATTCACGGTCGCAAACGTGATCGCAAGGACCGGCAAAAACACGCTGGTAATATCCCACAACAAGACGCTTGCCGCTCAGCTCTACGCGGAGCTCAAGCAGTTCTTTCCGGGGAACAACGTGGGATATTTTGTCTCATACTATGACTATTACCAGCCGGAGAGCTATATGGTGCAGACTGACACCTACATAGAAAAGGACACGGTCGTCAACGAGCAGATAGAAAAGATGAGGCTCGAGACCACAGCGATGCTCCTCTCCGGCGAGCCCACGATAGTGGTCTCGACGGTATCTTGCATATACTCGCTGGGCAACCCCGACGACTGGGACGAGATGGCCATCACCCTGGAAGAGGGCAGGGGTGCGGGCAGGGCCGACGTGATAAGGAGGCTTGTAGACGCAAGGTACGAGCGCAACGATGTGGAGCTTGCCCCCGGCAACTTCCGGGTTAGGGGCGACACCATAGATGTGATACCCGCCTATTCGCAGGATGTCGTCCGCATATCGATGTTTGGCGACGAGGTCGAGAGGATAAGCGTTCTTGACAGGATGACCATGGATGAAAAGCAGAGGGTTGGCACGATAAGAGTCTTTCCCGCAAAGCACTACCTGATAGCGGGGGACGCGCGAAAGAGGGCGCTCGGGTCTATAAAGTCGGAGCTCAAGTCGCGCCTGCCGGAGCTGCGCGAGCTAGAGCGGCAGCGCCTCGAGATGCGGACCTCCTACGATTTGGAGATGATAGAGGAGCTCGGCTACTGCTCCGGCATAGAGAACTATTCGCGCCATTTCGACGGCCGCAAGCCCGGGGAGCCCGCATTTTGCCTGCTGGACTTTTTCGGCCCCGACTTTCTGCTGGTCATAGACGAATCGCACGTGACGCTGCCGCAGCTGCACGGCATGTACAAGGGGGACCATTCCAGAAAGGGCGAGCTTATCACGTACGGCTTCCGGCTGCCTAGCGCATATGACAACCGGCCCCTAAAGTTCGAGGAGTTTGAAGGGTATCTAAAGAATGTAATATTCGTCTCGGCTACGCCTTCCGAATACGAGAGGACAAAGTCCGCAGAGATAGTCGAGCAGCTGGTACGGCCCACGGGCCTGCTTGACCCGGTGGCCGAGATACGCCCCACAAAGGGGCAGATGGACGACCTGGTCTCCGAGATAGGGGCGTGCGCAAAAAGGGACGAGCGCGCTCTCGTCACCACCCTTACAAAGAGGATGGCGGAAGATCTCGCAGAGTTTCTCTCCAAAAGAAAGGTCCGCGTCAGGTACATGCATTCCGAGATAGAGGGCCTGCAGAGGACCGAGCTGATAAGGCAGCTCCGGCTCGGCGAGTTTGACGTGCTTGTGGGGATAAACCTGCTCAGGGAAGGCCTCGACATACCCGAGGTCTCGCTGGTCGCCATACTGGATGCTGACAAGGAGGGGTTTTTGCGGAACATGACAAGCCTGATACAGACGTTTGGCAGGGCGGCGCGCAACTCGGCTGGCCGCGTGATAATGTATGCAGATAGGACTACCGCGTCCATGAAAAACGCGCTCGACGAGACTGCACGGCGCAGGGAGAGGCAGTCGGAATACAATGTGCAGCACGGCATAACCCCAAGATCGATAACAAAGGCGATACCCGAGCAGACAGTAAAGCTCGACGATGTAAAGCACAAGTCCCCGCATGACATATCCCGGGAGATAATAGAGCTCGAGGCATCCATGAAGAGGCACGCCGAAGAGCTCTCCTTTGAAAAGGCCATAGAGTGCAGGGACCAGATAAGGAGGCTCCGCGAGGGCATGGAGAGAGGGCATGGCAGGTGA
- a CDS encoding DNA modification methylase (COG0863) produces the protein MVPAANRQSVRGSLAPFLNTVRCGDSAKMLKDVPSGSVDLVITSPPYYQQRDYGGGRTGNEGHVEAYIDSIMQVFEQCVRVTKETGSIVFNMGDKYSQGSLMLVPYRFAIRATGSGAVRLVNNTTWVKTNPTPRQFKRRLVSGTEPFFHFAKSDSYCYNIDDFQRPETGVKKPPENTRVGEGYKKLIESSELEPVQKRRAQKALQEAIEETKSGAIAGFRMKIRGIHSPAFGGQAGGRQIQLRDNGFTIIRMRGNPIKRDVIHHQVESIRWNAHPAIYPVGIIAEFIRLLTPKGAVVLDPYMGSGTTGVAARSLGRSFMGIELNAGYCRAANKRISAAG, from the coding sequence ATGGTGCCAGCGGCCAACAGGCAGTCCGTCCGGGGCTCTCTGGCCCCGTTTCTCAATACAGTGCGGTGCGGCGACAGCGCGAAAATGCTAAAAGACGTGCCAAGCGGATCTGTCGACCTTGTGATAACATCCCCTCCATACTATCAGCAGAGGGACTATGGGGGCGGCAGGACGGGCAATGAAGGGCACGTAGAGGCGTACATTGATTCTATAATGCAGGTCTTTGAGCAGTGCGTCCGGGTGACCAAAGAGACCGGCAGCATAGTATTCAACATGGGCGACAAGTACTCTCAAGGCAGCCTCATGCTAGTCCCGTACCGGTTTGCAATCAGGGCTACGGGCAGCGGCGCAGTCAGGCTGGTAAACAACACCACATGGGTCAAGACAAACCCGACGCCGCGGCAGTTCAAGCGGCGGCTGGTCAGCGGCACAGAGCCGTTTTTTCACTTTGCCAAGTCGGATTCGTACTGTTACAACATAGACGACTTTCAGAGGCCCGAGACAGGTGTGAAAAAACCCCCAGAGAATACAAGGGTGGGAGAGGGCTACAAAAAGCTAATAGAGTCCTCGGAGCTTGAGCCTGTACAAAAGAGGCGCGCGCAAAAGGCCCTGCAAGAGGCCATAGAAGAGACAAAGAGCGGGGCGATAGCGGGGTTTAGGATGAAGATACGGGGAATACACTCGCCTGCGTTTGGCGGCCAGGCAGGCGGCAGGCAGATACAGCTCAGGGACAACGGCTTTACGATAATACGCATGAGGGGCAACCCGATAAAGAGGGACGTGATACACCACCAGGTGGAGAGCATAAGGTGGAATGCGCACCCCGCGATATACCCGGTGGGGATAATTGCCGAGTTTATACGGCTGCTGACGCCAAAAGGTGCTGTCGTGCTTGATCCCTACATGGGGAGCGGGACCACCGGGGTCGCGGCAAGATCCCTTGGCAGGTCATTCATGGGGATAGAGCTCAACGCAGGGTACTGCAGGGCCGCAAACAAGAGAATCAGCGCCGCCGGCTGA